One window from the genome of Luteithermobacter gelatinilyticus encodes:
- a CDS encoding FMN-binding protein, whose protein sequence is MQKKILRHIKSCPVVVLLWLLGGVSGLTAEEQVFQKIDSYVAGMLGTPVPESRTLWVDQDLRDVIGGIIKYPAPLRIPYWQKQDMSVWILNDLGKLYPITAGVTVKGGRIYDISVLIYRESHGAEVRYPAFRKQFEGASLTGDRKLDKTIHGISGATLSTNTMKRLARLALVLDQKITGQTATGD, encoded by the coding sequence ATGCAGAAGAAAATCTTACGTCACATAAAAAGTTGCCCGGTTGTGGTTCTGCTGTGGCTGCTGGGCGGTGTTTCCGGTCTGACGGCGGAAGAGCAGGTCTTCCAGAAGATCGACAGCTATGTGGCCGGGATGCTGGGAACGCCGGTACCGGAGTCCCGGACCCTTTGGGTGGATCAGGACCTTCGGGATGTTATTGGCGGGATCATTAAATATCCGGCGCCGCTACGGATTCCGTATTGGCAGAAACAGGATATGAGCGTCTGGATCTTGAATGACCTGGGGAAGCTTTACCCGATCACCGCTGGTGTTACCGTCAAGGGGGGACGGATTTATGACATTTCCGTATTGATATATCGGGAAAGCCACGGCGCTGAGGTACGCTACCCTGCTTTTCGAAAACAGTTCGAGGGGGCGAGCCTGACAGGAGATCGGAAACTGGACAAAACCATTCATGGAATTTCCGGGGCAACGCTTTCCACCAATACCATGAAACGTCTGGCGCGGCTGGCGCTGGTCCTGGATCAGAAAATCACCGGGCAGACGGCGACAGGAGACTAG
- a CDS encoding porin, with amino-acid sequence MKYLSTVSAVALSMALFVPGVQAQDMPSPEQMWEIIQQQQKEIERLKAAVGQTTEKVTATEKKVEETQKQVAITDQKVEATGSALEQVVQEQAGGKQGTTLGGYAELHYNGGDKDQIDFHRFVLFLGHEFTDSIRFFSELELEHSLAGDDAPGEVELEQAYVEFDFNKNHRAAVGLQLIPVGILNETHEPPTFYGVERNNVEKNIIPTTWWEAGVRLSGNLGHDVTYDLMMHSGLETPTEGGNAFKIRNGRQKVAEADWKNSAFTGRLTWAGLPGVKVAASVQYQDDLTQGATDTSATLIEVHTDINRQVTANGSFGLRALFAQWDLSGDAPEAFGRDKQRGWFVEPSYKFSIGEQSAVGVFARYSVWDNEAGDEIDSAYKQTNIGINYWPHEDVVLKMDYQIDDFANEAKEDNRINLGIGLQF; translated from the coding sequence ATGAAATATCTGTCCACGGTATCAGCCGTTGCGCTTTCTATGGCGCTGTTTGTCCCCGGGGTTCAGGCACAGGATATGCCGAGCCCGGAACAAATGTGGGAAATCATCCAGCAGCAACAAAAGGAAATTGAAAGACTGAAAGCTGCCGTAGGCCAGACTACGGAAAAAGTAACTGCGACTGAGAAAAAGGTTGAAGAAACCCAAAAGCAGGTGGCGATCACCGATCAGAAGGTGGAAGCAACGGGATCAGCCCTGGAGCAGGTGGTGCAGGAGCAGGCTGGCGGCAAGCAGGGCACCACGCTTGGGGGATATGCGGAACTGCATTATAACGGTGGAGACAAGGATCAGATTGATTTCCACCGCTTTGTATTGTTCCTGGGTCATGAATTCACAGACAGCATCCGTTTCTTCAGTGAACTGGAGCTGGAACACTCCCTGGCCGGTGACGATGCACCGGGTGAGGTTGAGCTGGAACAAGCTTATGTGGAATTCGATTTCAACAAGAACCATCGCGCCGCCGTGGGGTTACAGCTTATTCCAGTGGGGATCCTGAATGAAACCCATGAACCGCCGACCTTCTATGGCGTGGAACGCAACAATGTGGAAAAAAATATCATTCCCACTACGTGGTGGGAAGCCGGTGTGAGACTGAGCGGAAATCTGGGGCATGATGTGACCTATGATCTGATGATGCACTCCGGCCTGGAGACCCCAACAGAAGGGGGAAATGCCTTTAAAATCCGTAATGGCCGGCAAAAAGTGGCGGAAGCCGACTGGAAAAATTCTGCTTTTACGGGTCGGCTGACCTGGGCCGGTCTTCCGGGGGTCAAGGTTGCGGCGTCCGTGCAATATCAGGATGATCTGACCCAAGGCGCAACGGATACTTCCGCTACACTGATCGAGGTGCATACAGATATCAATCGCCAGGTAACAGCCAATGGATCCTTCGGTCTGCGGGCGCTGTTTGCCCAATGGGATCTGAGCGGAGATGCCCCCGAAGCCTTCGGCCGGGACAAACAACGGGGCTGGTTTGTGGAGCCGTCTTATAAATTCTCCATCGGTGAACAGTCCGCCGTGGGCGTTTTTGCCCGCTATAGTGTCTGGGACAATGAAGCCGGGGACGAGATTGACAGTGCCTATAAACAGACCAATATCGGTATCAATTACTGGCCACATGAGGATGTGGTGCTGAAAATGGATTATCAGATTGATGATTTTGCCAACGAGGCTAAGGAAGACAACCGCATCAATCTGGGCATCGGTCTGCAATTCTAA
- a CDS encoding FAD:protein FMN transferase: MPLSLSRRRTLKLVAAAAGLASAPMRAFSIPNKTRYHPVSWNGRLMGLDASIQLFHPDRAEGEKILHDTVALVRQQETLFSLYQPGSALRCLNSTGFLENPPPDFIRLLRYARRISTLTRGKFDVTVQPLWAFYQNHFLDPSQTEPPQRAAIDAVLEHVGYQHLSLEGHLIQLTKPGMALTLNGIAQGFVTDMAAAHLRRNGLEHVLVDFGELRALGPQPYGAAWNIGLEDPLAPLSLAEVVQLRKGALATSGGYGDRFDSEGRFHHLLDPTTGLSSHHYRAITVQAPTALEADALSTAFYVMSPEEIKTLLTQYRHLTVRLTLPDGTLLRLAS; encoded by the coding sequence ATGCCTTTATCTTTATCACGACGCCGAACCCTGAAACTGGTTGCCGCTGCGGCAGGACTGGCCTCTGCCCCGATGCGAGCTTTTTCCATCCCTAACAAAACGCGCTATCACCCTGTTTCCTGGAACGGGCGCCTGATGGGCCTTGACGCCTCCATACAGCTTTTCCATCCTGACCGGGCTGAGGGGGAAAAGATTCTTCATGACACCGTAGCCCTGGTGCGCCAGCAGGAAACCCTTTTCAGCCTGTATCAGCCCGGCTCAGCTCTCCGGTGCCTCAACAGCACCGGTTTTCTTGAAAATCCCCCCCCGGATTTCATACGGCTCCTAAGATACGCCCGACGAATAAGCACCCTGACCCGGGGAAAATTTGATGTGACCGTCCAACCGCTTTGGGCGTTCTATCAGAACCATTTTCTTGACCCTTCCCAGACGGAACCACCCCAAAGGGCAGCAATTGACGCTGTTCTGGAACATGTGGGCTATCAGCACCTCTCCCTTGAAGGTCACCTGATACAGCTTACAAAACCCGGCATGGCCCTTACCCTCAATGGTATTGCCCAAGGATTTGTCACCGACATGGCGGCGGCGCATCTGCGGCGTAACGGCCTTGAGCATGTTCTGGTGGATTTTGGTGAATTGCGCGCCCTTGGCCCCCAACCGTATGGTGCAGCCTGGAATATAGGGCTTGAAGATCCGCTGGCTCCCCTGTCCCTCGCAGAAGTCGTCCAGTTGCGCAAAGGTGCCTTGGCGACATCCGGCGGGTATGGCGACAGATTTGATTCGGAAGGCCGGTTTCACCACCTTCTGGACCCCACTACCGGCCTCAGCAGCCACCACTACCGCGCCATCACGGTGCAGGCCCCGACGGCGCTGGAGGCGGATGCCCTATCCACGGCCTTTTACGTCATGTCGCCCGAAGAGATCAAAACCCTGCTGACGCAATACCGCCATCTCACGGTCAGACTGACCTTGCCTGACGGCACCCTGCTGCGGCTGGCGTCCTGA
- a CDS encoding cryptochrome/photolyase family protein, protein MKTLVWFRQDLRLYDNPALFEAAQRGPVIPVFILDEEGCGEWRPGGASRWWLYHSLRSLQQQFARKGTRLILRRGPALKVLQDLVEKTGVTAIAWNRSYDPHSVVRDKAIKNYFLNKGLCVTSHNGALLTEPWEILTGQGTPYKVFTPYWRQASGQIDDSTSYPVPDLGTVDSLPKSDDLGDWRLLPGTPDWSGGLAWRWTPGEQGAQRRFEAFLEKGLPYYATKRDRPDAGAISGLSAHLHFGEISVRDIWRKLRLFEDLSDTATSVTKFRSELGWREFGTYLLFHFSHLPERPFRPEFVNFPWRDDKEALRRWQKGQTGYPIVDAGMRELWHTGFMHNRVRMIVASFLTKHLLIPWQAGARWFWDTLVDADLANNSAGWQWVAGCGADASPYFRIFNPVMQGEKFDSDGRYVRRWVPEVGALPDKYVHAPWRAPREVLMEAGVVLGKTYPAPIVDHAAARERALAAYKSMK, encoded by the coding sequence ATGAAAACTCTGGTCTGGTTTAGGCAGGATCTGCGTCTTTATGATAATCCGGCCTTGTTCGAGGCGGCACAGCGGGGGCCTGTCATCCCCGTATTTATTCTGGATGAAGAGGGGTGCGGGGAGTGGCGTCCGGGCGGGGCCAGCCGCTGGTGGCTGTATCACAGCCTGCGTTCCCTGCAGCAGCAGTTTGCCCGCAAGGGGACACGGCTCATCCTGCGCCGGGGCCCGGCGCTTAAGGTGTTGCAAGATCTGGTTGAAAAGACGGGTGTGACGGCCATCGCCTGGAATCGCAGCTATGACCCCCATAGCGTTGTCCGGGACAAGGCGATCAAGAACTATTTTCTGAACAAGGGACTGTGCGTCACCAGCCACAATGGTGCTTTGCTCACCGAACCGTGGGAAATCCTGACCGGACAGGGGACGCCTTATAAAGTCTTCACCCCGTACTGGCGTCAGGCCAGCGGGCAAATTGACGATTCCACGTCATACCCGGTGCCGGACCTGGGGACAGTTGATTCTCTGCCAAAGTCGGATGATCTTGGAGACTGGCGCCTGTTGCCCGGGACCCCGGACTGGTCCGGGGGGCTGGCCTGGCGCTGGACCCCGGGGGAGCAGGGGGCCCAACGACGTTTTGAGGCGTTTCTGGAAAAAGGGCTGCCATATTATGCCACAAAACGCGACAGGCCCGACGCAGGAGCCATTTCCGGTCTTTCGGCGCATTTGCATTTCGGGGAAATCAGTGTTCGCGACATCTGGCGCAAACTGCGCCTGTTCGAAGACCTTTCAGATACCGCCACCTCAGTGACCAAGTTTCGCAGCGAACTGGGCTGGCGGGAATTTGGCACGTATCTTCTGTTCCATTTTTCTCATTTGCCGGAACGTCCCTTTCGCCCGGAATTTGTAAATTTCCCCTGGCGTGATGACAAGGAGGCCTTGCGCCGCTGGCAGAAGGGGCAGACCGGATATCCGATCGTGGATGCCGGGATGAGGGAATTGTGGCATACGGGTTTTATGCATAACCGGGTGCGTATGATCGTGGCGTCATTTTTGACCAAACACCTTCTTATTCCCTGGCAGGCGGGGGCACGCTGGTTTTGGGACACGCTGGTGGATGCGGATCTGGCCAACAATTCGGCTGGCTGGCAATGGGTGGCCGGATGCGGTGCCGATGCATCCCCGTATTTTCGGATTTTCAATCCCGTGATGCAGGGAGAAAAATTTGATTCCGATGGGCGGTATGTGCGGCGTTGGGTGCCGGAGGTTGGGGCCTTGCCGGATAAATATGTACACGCCCCATGGCGGGCGCCGCGAGAGGTGTTAATGGAGGCCGGTGTTGTGCTGGGTAAAACCTATCCCGCACCGATTGTGGATCATGCCGCTGCCCGGGAACGGGCGCTTGCGGCGTATAAAAGTATGAAATAA
- a CDS encoding DUF1476 domain-containing protein: MTQFNDREKAFENKFAKDEEFEFKVAMRRNKLLGLWAAEKMGLSGADAQNYAKEVVQADFEETGHEDVYRKIKTDFEAKGVEISEHRLRKAMDEFLEEARLQLKAEGKS, encoded by the coding sequence ATGACCCAGTTCAATGACCGGGAAAAGGCGTTTGAAAACAAATTCGCCAAGGATGAGGAATTCGAGTTCAAGGTCGCCATGCGCCGCAATAAATTGCTGGGTTTGTGGGCCGCAGAGAAGATGGGGCTTTCCGGGGCAGACGCCCAGAATTATGCCAAGGAAGTGGTGCAGGCGGATTTTGAGGAAACCGGTCATGAAGATGTTTACCGTAAAATCAAGACAGACTTCGAGGCCAAAGGCGTAGAGATTTCCGAACATCGCCTGCGGAAGGCGATGGATGAGTTTCTTGAAGAGGCCCGTCTGCAACTGAAAGCGGAAGGCAAAAGCTGA
- the purC gene encoding phosphoribosylaminoimidazolesuccinocarboxamide synthase produces the protein MTSDVPKGEKLYEGKAKILFRGPEPGTLIQYFKDDATAFNNQKKGTIAGKGIINNRITDLIMTRLAGIGIPTHYIRRLSDREQLVHEVQIVPLEVIVRNIAAGSMSKKFGVEEGTRLARPLVEFSLKNDDLGDPLLAEEHILILGLATEEELDEIFEMSLKINDFLRGMFAAVGIDLVDFKLEYGRLAEEDGYTLVLADEFSPDNCRLWDMRTGEKMDKDRFRRDLGGEVEAYQEVARRLGISLDAGD, from the coding sequence ATGACGTCTGATGTCCCCAAGGGTGAAAAACTCTACGAAGGCAAAGCCAAAATTCTGTTCCGCGGTCCCGAACCCGGCACGCTCATTCAGTATTTCAAGGATGATGCCACCGCTTTCAACAACCAGAAAAAAGGCACCATTGCCGGCAAAGGCATTATCAACAACCGGATCACCGACCTGATCATGACCCGGCTTGCCGGCATCGGTATCCCGACTCATTATATCAGACGGTTGTCTGATCGGGAACAACTGGTTCACGAAGTCCAGATCGTACCGCTGGAAGTCATTGTGCGCAATATCGCGGCGGGGTCCATGTCCAAAAAGTTCGGCGTGGAGGAAGGCACGCGCCTGGCCCGGCCGCTGGTGGAGTTTTCGCTGAAAAATGATGATCTGGGGGACCCGCTGCTGGCCGAGGAACACATTCTGATTCTGGGGCTGGCGACGGAAGAGGAACTGGACGAAATTTTTGAAATGTCCCTTAAGATTAATGACTTTCTGCGCGGCATGTTTGCGGCCGTGGGCATTGATCTGGTGGATTTCAAACTGGAATACGGGCGTCTTGCCGAAGAAGACGGTTATACGCTCGTTCTTGCTGATGAATTCAGCCCAGACAACTGTCGTCTGTGGGATATGAGAACCGGTGAGAAAATGGACAAGGACCGTTTTCGCCGTGATCTGGGTGGTGAGGTGGAGGCCTATCAGGAAGTGGCCCGCCGCCTGGGGATTTCCCTGGACGCCGGCGACTGA
- the purS gene encoding phosphoribosylformylglycinamidine synthase subunit PurS — MKARVYVTLKNGVLDPQGKAIQHALTALGFEGVDDVRQGKFIELDLADNDQEQAKARVEEMCRKLLANTVIENYTIEID; from the coding sequence GTGAAAGCACGTGTATATGTCACCTTGAAAAACGGCGTCCTGGACCCCCAGGGCAAAGCCATCCAGCATGCCCTGACCGCCCTCGGTTTTGAGGGCGTGGATGATGTGCGCCAAGGCAAATTTATCGAACTGGACCTCGCAGACAACGACCAAGAACAGGCCAAGGCCAGGGTCGAGGAGATGTGTCGAAAACTACTCGCCAACACGGTGATTGAAAACTACACCATCGAAATCGACTGA
- the purQ gene encoding phosphoribosylformylglycinamidine synthase subunit PurQ: protein MKSAVIVFPASNCDRDMIVALEKITGQKPHVVWHQNREIPDVDLIALPGGFSFGDYLRCGAMAARSPAMKEVISRAEQGVNIIGICNGFQILTETGLLPGALMRNRSLKFICKHVPLRVDNNDTVFSNAYKQGQIIRIPVAHHDGNYFADEETLKKLEDQNRVVFRYVDETGEASKAGNPNGSQHNIAGIINERGNVLGMMPHPERLIEDAQGGTDGRGFFESILNSLK from the coding sequence ATGAAAAGCGCTGTTATTGTGTTTCCCGCCTCCAATTGCGATCGCGACATGATCGTGGCACTGGAGAAAATTACGGGTCAAAAACCGCACGTTGTCTGGCATCAGAACAGGGAAATTCCCGATGTGGACCTGATCGCCCTGCCCGGCGGGTTTTCCTTTGGCGACTATCTGCGCTGCGGGGCCATGGCGGCCCGCTCGCCGGCCATGAAGGAAGTGATCAGCAGAGCAGAACAAGGGGTCAATATTATCGGGATCTGCAACGGCTTCCAGATTCTCACCGAAACCGGGCTGCTGCCCGGCGCGCTGATGCGCAACAGAAGCCTGAAATTCATCTGCAAACACGTTCCTCTGAGAGTGGATAACAACGATACCGTCTTCAGCAATGCCTACAAGCAGGGACAGATCATCCGGATCCCTGTAGCCCATCATGACGGCAATTATTTTGCGGATGAGGAAACGTTGAAAAAGCTGGAAGACCAGAATCGCGTTGTTTTCCGGTATGTGGACGAGACGGGCGAGGCCAGTAAAGCCGGCAACCCCAACGGGTCGCAGCATAACATAGCCGGAATCATTAACGAACGCGGCAATGTGTTGGGCATGATGCCGCATCCGGAACGCCTCATTGAAGACGCCCAAGGCGGCACCGACGGCCGCGGTTTCTTCGAAAGCATTCTGAATTCATTAAAATAG
- the purL gene encoding phosphoribosylformylglycinamidine synthase subunit PurL yields MAWNNNIEITDELVAEHGLTQEEYKLVLDILGRTPTLTELGIFSVMWSEHCSYKSSKLHLKKLPTKAPWVIQGPGENAGVIDIGDGQAAVFKMESHNHPSYIEPYQGAATGVGGILRDVFTMGARPIANMNALRFGRPEHPKTRHLLSGVVDGIGGYGNCVGVPTVGGETNFHPSYDGNILVNAMTVGLADADKIFYSAAAGVGNPVVYVGSKTGRDGIHGATMASAEFTEDSEEKRPTVQVGDPFTEKLLIEACLELMATDAIVAIQDMGAAGLTSSSVEMASGGGVGFELNLDKVPQREENMTPYEMMLSESQERMLMVLKPGREAEAEAIFRKWDLDFAVIGRITDTGNLTLLYKGAVVADIPAGPLADKSPEYDRPWIKQDPAPYLPPEKIAAPDDLGAALIKMIGSPNLCSRAWIWEQYDHQVMADTIQKPGGDAAVVRVHGTDKALAISTDCTPRYCYADPVEGGKQAVAETWRNITAVGGTPLAITDCMNFGNPERPEIMGQFVGCIEGMKEACTMLNYPVVSGNVSLYNETNGTGIYPTPAIGGVGLLKDSRKMATIAPKEEGEILILIGETKGHLGASLYLDIIEGREEGAPPPVDLETEKKNGDFVRAQIENGTVETCHDLSDGGLFVALAEMAMASRMGMDLTLDPGGLSLHAFGFGEDQSRYVLSVAETKADALLKAATQAGVKAQKIGVTGGTELKIGDAATISVAELLDAHSGWMPNYMGLE; encoded by the coding sequence ATGGCGTGGAACAACAATATTGAAATCACCGATGAACTGGTGGCCGAACACGGTCTGACCCAGGAGGAATACAAGCTGGTTCTGGACATTCTGGGCCGCACCCCTACTCTGACGGAACTGGGCATCTTTTCTGTGATGTGGAGCGAACACTGCTCCTACAAATCGTCAAAATTACATTTGAAAAAACTGCCCACCAAGGCCCCCTGGGTGATCCAGGGCCCGGGGGAAAATGCCGGGGTGATTGACATAGGGGATGGCCAGGCCGCCGTTTTCAAAATGGAAAGCCACAACCACCCCTCCTATATCGAACCTTATCAGGGCGCGGCCACCGGCGTGGGCGGAATCCTGCGGGATGTGTTCACCATGGGCGCACGTCCCATCGCCAATATGAACGCCCTGCGCTTTGGCCGGCCGGAACACCCCAAAACCCGCCATCTGTTAAGTGGCGTGGTGGACGGCATTGGCGGCTATGGCAACTGTGTCGGCGTGCCCACAGTGGGCGGGGAAACCAATTTCCACCCCTCCTATGACGGTAATATCCTGGTCAACGCCATGACCGTGGGATTAGCGGATGCGGACAAGATTTTCTATTCCGCGGCCGCTGGCGTCGGGAATCCGGTGGTTTATGTGGGCTCTAAAACCGGTCGCGACGGCATTCACGGCGCCACCATGGCGTCAGCGGAATTTACCGAGGACAGTGAAGAAAAACGCCCCACAGTGCAGGTGGGCGATCCGTTTACGGAAAAACTTCTGATTGAAGCCTGCCTTGAGCTGATGGCCACTGACGCCATCGTCGCGATTCAAGATATGGGCGCGGCGGGATTGACCTCTTCTTCCGTCGAAATGGCTTCCGGTGGCGGCGTGGGCTTTGAGTTGAACCTGGACAAGGTGCCCCAGCGCGAAGAAAACATGACCCCCTATGAAATGATGCTGTCGGAAAGCCAGGAGCGCATGCTGATGGTGCTCAAGCCCGGCCGGGAAGCCGAGGCCGAGGCCATCTTCCGCAAATGGGATCTGGATTTCGCCGTGATTGGCAGAATCACGGACACCGGTAACCTTACCCTGCTGTATAAAGGGGCAGTTGTCGCAGACATCCCGGCTGGACCGCTGGCGGACAAATCGCCGGAATATGACCGGCCGTGGATCAAACAGGATCCTGCGCCTTACCTGCCCCCTGAAAAAATCGCCGCCCCGGATGACCTTGGTGCGGCCCTGATCAAGATGATCGGCTCGCCCAATCTGTGTAGCCGGGCCTGGATCTGGGAACAGTATGATCATCAGGTAATGGCCGATACCATCCAGAAACCGGGCGGCGATGCCGCTGTGGTGCGGGTGCATGGCACCGATAAGGCACTGGCCATTTCCACCGACTGCACCCCACGTTATTGTTATGCGGACCCGGTCGAAGGCGGCAAACAGGCTGTGGCCGAAACCTGGCGCAATATTACCGCTGTTGGCGGCACCCCGCTGGCCATTACCGACTGCATGAATTTCGGCAATCCCGAACGGCCGGAAATCATGGGCCAGTTTGTTGGCTGCATTGAGGGCATGAAGGAGGCCTGTACGATGCTCAACTACCCCGTCGTCTCCGGCAATGTCTCGCTCTATAACGAAACCAACGGTACCGGCATTTACCCGACCCCAGCTATCGGCGGTGTGGGCCTGCTCAAAGACAGCCGCAAAATGGCCACCATTGCCCCCAAAGAAGAAGGCGAAATCCTGATTCTGATTGGTGAAACCAAAGGCCATCTTGGCGCATCGCTTTATCTGGATATCATTGAAGGTCGCGAGGAAGGCGCGCCGCCGCCAGTAGATCTGGAAACAGAAAAGAAAAACGGCGATTTTGTCCGCGCCCAGATTGAAAATGGCACCGTGGAGACCTGTCACGATCTTTCAGACGGCGGGCTATTTGTGGCACTTGCGGAAATGGCCATGGCATCCCGGATGGGCATGGATCTGACCTTAGACCCCGGGGGACTTTCCCTACATGCCTTTGGCTTTGGGGAAGACCAGAGCCGGTATGTGCTGTCCGTTGCTGAAACAAAAGCCGACGCCCTTCTGAAGGCTGCAACACAGGCCGGCGTGAAAGCGCAAAAAATTGGCGTTACCGGCGGTACGGAATTGAAAATCGGCGATGCAGCCACCATATCAGTAGCGGAGCTTCTTGACGCGCACAGCGGCTGGATGCCAAACTATATGGGGCTAGAGTAA
- a CDS encoding BolA family protein, producing MSMDAAEIERLIKEGIPDAKVTIQDLRGDGDHYAALVVSKAFAGKSRVQQHQMVYKALKGKMGGDLHALALQTSVE from the coding sequence ATGAGCATGGATGCGGCAGAGATTGAAAGACTGATCAAGGAAGGCATTCCCGACGCCAAAGTCACCATTCAGGATCTGCGCGGTGACGGCGACCATTATGCCGCCCTTGTGGTTTCAAAAGCCTTTGCCGGGAAAAGCCGCGTGCAGCAACATCAGATGGTGTACAAGGCGCTGAAAGGCAAAATGGGCGGGGATCTGCACGCCCTGGCATTGCAAACTTCGGTTGAATAA
- the grxD gene encoding Grx4 family monothiol glutaredoxin, whose amino-acid sequence MNNPVFARIEEDIKNNDIVLYMKGSPMFPQCGFSAAVVEVLNYYNVDYEAFDVLQDPALREGIKQFSEWPTIPQLYVKGEFVGGCDIVREMAANGELIQLFEQHGIRPKS is encoded by the coding sequence ATGAACAATCCGGTTTTCGCCCGAATTGAAGAAGACATCAAAAACAACGATATCGTGCTGTATATGAAAGGCAGCCCGATGTTCCCCCAATGCGGTTTTTCCGCCGCCGTGGTTGAAGTGCTGAACTATTATAACGTGGATTATGAAGCCTTTGACGTGTTACAGGACCCTGCCCTGCGCGAAGGCATCAAACAGTTCAGCGAATGGCCAACTATCCCGCAGCTTTATGTCAAGGGAGAGTTTGTCGGCGGCTGTGACATTGTGCGCGAAATGGCCGCCAATGGAGAGCTCATCCAGCTCTTTGAACAACACGGCATCCGCCCCAAAAGCTAG
- a CDS encoding helix-turn-helix transcriptional regulator, whose protein sequence is MEILIGFEDVQDFISDISSARNADEIQAAFSKKTAPLGFDKHTCLSVVDWTNPPPESLLLFAFPQKWVDYYTEQRYFEHDVVLQRVFTTSKPYIWSDLSLPDKINQQIFSEASEFGILNGMTIPITVPGQPPCTVNIAGENLDVPPRVYHILHIMAVHYHDAVLTLKLKDLNADTPVPKLTARERECLHWAAAGKSDQDIGDILYISARTSHFHIENAKRKLGVSTRQQAIARAVLNGIIRP, encoded by the coding sequence GTGGAAATTTTGATCGGCTTTGAGGATGTGCAGGATTTTATTTCCGACATCTCGTCCGCTAGAAATGCGGACGAAATTCAGGCCGCTTTCAGCAAAAAAACCGCCCCTCTGGGGTTTGACAAGCATACCTGTCTGAGTGTTGTGGACTGGACCAATCCGCCCCCGGAATCGCTCCTGTTGTTTGCGTTTCCGCAAAAATGGGTCGATTATTATACCGAACAGCGTTATTTCGAACATGATGTTGTGTTGCAGCGAGTTTTTACGACCTCCAAACCCTATATCTGGTCCGATCTTTCTCTGCCCGATAAAATCAATCAGCAGATTTTTTCAGAAGCCAGTGAATTCGGCATCCTTAACGGCATGACCATCCCGATCACGGTGCCGGGACAGCCCCCCTGTACCGTGAACATCGCCGGGGAGAACCTTGATGTGCCCCCTCGGGTGTACCATATCCTGCATATCATGGCCGTTCATTATCATGATGCGGTTCTCACCCTGAAACTGAAAGACCTGAATGCCGATACGCCTGTTCCAAAACTGACCGCACGGGAACGGGAATGCCTGCACTGGGCCGCAGCAGGCAAAAGCGATCAGGATATTGGCGATATCCTTTATATCAGCGCGCGCACGTCTCATTTTCATATTGAAAACGCCAAACGCAAACTCGGCGTCTCCACACGCCAGCAGGCCATCGCCCGCGCCGTATTAAACGGTATTATCCGCCCCTGA
- a CDS encoding acyl-homoserine-lactone synthase has product MVTKENRRQYAAQLRQMYQQRYQVFVEMLNWDLPLAKDGLEMDQYDTSDTLYLLKLDHNGEVLGSKRMNPTMRPHLMVDLFSHLVEGAVPRGRNIWESSRSCVPPSQQDQGIIGELFLGMAEAALIFHITRITFVVGMKFYPTVLHAGWGITPLGIPHKDDNGEELIAGMLIINPNSLNMMRWKYKVTRPVLDTTPALPERKVA; this is encoded by the coding sequence TTGGTTACAAAAGAAAACCGCAGGCAATATGCGGCCCAGCTGCGGCAGATGTATCAGCAACGATATCAAGTTTTTGTCGAAATGCTGAACTGGGATCTGCCCTTGGCCAAGGACGGCCTGGAAATGGATCAATATGATACCAGTGACACGCTTTATCTGCTGAAACTAGATCATAACGGGGAGGTTCTGGGCTCCAAAAGAATGAACCCGACAATGCGCCCCCATCTTATGGTTGATCTGTTCAGCCACCTGGTGGAAGGCGCTGTGCCGCGCGGCAGGAACATCTGGGAAAGCTCCCGCTCCTGTGTTCCTCCTTCACAACAGGACCAGGGGATAATCGGGGAGTTGTTCCTGGGGATGGCCGAAGCGGCCCTGATTTTTCATATCACCCGGATCACCTTTGTGGTCGGGATGAAATTTTACCCGACAGTTCTCCATGCCGGATGGGGGATCACCCCGTTAGGCATTCCCCATAAAGATGATAATGGAGAAGAACTCATTGCCGGAATGTTAATTATTAACCCCAACTCCCTGAACATGATGCGCTGGAAATACAAAGTCACCAGACCCGTTTTGGATACAACGCCGGCCTTGCCGGAAAGAAAGGTAGCTTAA